A single window of Gemmatimonadaceae bacterium DNA harbors:
- the paaD gene encoding 1,2-phenylacetyl-CoA epoxidase subunit PaaD, translating to MVTDSSRKTAAARESLLDLLSSIKDPELPVVNIVELGIVRDIVVDGASVQVDVTPTYSGCPAMQVIEQDIVQALEADGFTNVKVRYVFSPPWTTDWLSERTKTKLREFGIAPPMSVEGAGANDLVTLRRMRKTIPCPYCGSANTEEKSEFGSTACKAIHYCNSCHQPFDYFKDF from the coding sequence GTGGTAACGGATAGCTCGCGTAAAACCGCGGCTGCGCGTGAGTCCCTGCTCGACCTGCTCAGCTCGATCAAGGATCCGGAGCTGCCGGTTGTGAATATCGTCGAGCTCGGAATCGTGCGCGACATAGTTGTCGATGGAGCCTCGGTTCAGGTCGACGTGACACCGACGTACTCCGGGTGTCCAGCGATGCAGGTCATCGAGCAGGACATAGTGCAGGCGCTCGAAGCCGACGGGTTCACGAACGTCAAGGTCCGGTACGTTTTCTCGCCGCCGTGGACGACTGACTGGCTGTCTGAGCGCACGAAGACGAAGCTGCGCGAATTCGGAATCGCGCCACCAATGTCGGTCGAGGGTGCAGGAGCGAACGACCTTGTCACGCTTCGTCGCATGCGGAAGACTATTCCGTGCCCGTATTGTGGCTCGGCGAATACAGAAGAGAAAAGCGAGTTTGGCTCGACGGCCTGCAAGGCAATTCATTACTGCAACAGCTGTCATCAGCCGTTCGACTACTTCAAAGACTTCTGA
- the paaC gene encoding 1,2-phenylacetyl-CoA epoxidase subunit PaaC yields the protein MTETTSSAGNDDVFEYLLRLGDDRLVLGHRLSEWCGHGPILEEDIALANISLDLIGQATLYLGLAGETEGKGRDADSLAYFREGVEFRNLQLVELPKGDFAFTIARQFLFDVFSLHHLEQLQRSANKELAGIASKGYKEVRYHIRHSSEWLQRLGDGTTESHNRAQKALDELWRFTGEMFAGDDVDKQLGAAGVAPDLDEIQTKWRAMVSDVIQRATLSIPSDTFMMAGGRSGRHTEHLGHMLSEMQIVARSHPGAAW from the coding sequence ATGACCGAGACAACCTCGAGCGCCGGCAATGACGATGTGTTCGAGTACCTGCTGCGGCTCGGCGACGACCGGCTGGTGCTCGGCCACCGCCTGTCGGAATGGTGCGGGCACGGACCAATCCTCGAGGAGGACATCGCACTCGCCAACATCTCACTCGACCTGATTGGCCAGGCGACACTTTACCTCGGTCTCGCCGGCGAGACCGAGGGCAAAGGGAGAGACGCCGATTCCCTCGCATACTTTCGTGAAGGAGTGGAGTTCCGGAATCTGCAGCTCGTCGAGCTGCCGAAGGGAGACTTCGCATTCACGATTGCGCGGCAGTTCCTGTTCGATGTCTTCAGCCTCCACCATCTGGAGCAATTGCAGAGGAGCGCGAACAAGGAGCTCGCCGGCATCGCGTCAAAGGGGTACAAGGAGGTCCGGTACCATATCAGGCACAGCAGCGAATGGCTGCAGCGACTGGGCGACGGCACCACGGAGAGCCACAACCGGGCTCAGAAGGCGCTGGACGAGCTCTGGCGCTTTACGGGCGAGATGTTCGCGGGAGATGATGTGGACAAGCAATTGGGAGCTGCCGGTGTTGCTCCCGACCTCGATGAAATTCAAACGAAGTGGCGTGCCATGGTCTCTGACGTGATTCAGCGAGCGACTCTTTCGATTCCATCCGACACTTTCATGATGGCTGGAGGACGGAGCGGCCGTCATACCGAACACCTCGGCCACATGCTGTCGGAGATGCAGATCGTCGCGCGCTCTCACCCGGGGGCCGCGTGGTAA
- the paaB gene encoding 1,2-phenylacetyl-CoA epoxidase subunit PaaB, with protein MADANNGETQWPLWEIFAQEGEGAPHEHVGSLHAPDAELALQNARDVYARRGSIVSLWVVPSVAITASPSDEAGPFFEPGADKVYRHPQFYKIPRGIKGF; from the coding sequence ATGGCGGACGCCAATAACGGAGAAACGCAGTGGCCGCTGTGGGAGATCTTCGCGCAGGAAGGTGAGGGAGCGCCGCACGAGCATGTAGGCAGTCTTCACGCGCCCGACGCAGAGCTGGCACTTCAGAACGCCCGCGACGTCTATGCACGCCGCGGCTCGATCGTAAGCCTCTGGGTGGTTCCGTCAGTCGCCATCACCGCATCGCCGAGTGACGAGGCCGGCCCGTTCTTCGAGCCGGGCGCGGACAAGGTTTACCGGCACCCTCAGTTCTACAAGATTCCGCGCGGAATCAAGGGCTTTTGA
- the paaA gene encoding 1,2-phenylacetyl-CoA epoxidase subunit PaaA, whose amino-acid sequence MQQEAEKSPDETALNERFEARIAAGETIEPKDWMPERYRHQLVRMMSQHAHSEIVGMLPEGNWITRAPSLKRKMSLIAKVQDEAGHGLYIYCGTETLGVDRAELVDQLLSGKAKYSSIFNYPTLTWADMGTIGWFVDGAAIVNQTVLAKASYGPYARAMIRICKEENFHKKQGYEIIATLASGTPAQKAMAQDAVNRWWWPSLMMFGPSDADSPNTAELIRWRVKRKTNDELRQRFVDLTVPQAQAVGLTLPDPALRYNDETQHWDFGPIDWDEFWAVVKGNGPCNRERLQARRDAHENGAWVREAAEAYAAKHQRAQASSAA is encoded by the coding sequence ATGCAACAAGAGGCTGAAAAAAGTCCTGACGAAACAGCGCTGAACGAGCGGTTCGAGGCCCGAATCGCGGCCGGCGAGACTATCGAGCCGAAAGACTGGATGCCCGAGCGCTATCGGCACCAGCTCGTCAGGATGATGTCGCAGCACGCCCATTCGGAGATCGTCGGCATGCTCCCCGAAGGAAACTGGATCACCCGGGCACCGTCGCTGAAGCGGAAGATGTCCCTCATCGCCAAGGTTCAGGACGAGGCTGGGCACGGGCTTTACATCTATTGCGGCACGGAAACCCTTGGGGTCGACCGCGCCGAGCTCGTCGACCAGCTCCTCAGCGGTAAGGCGAAGTACTCGAGCATCTTCAATTATCCGACGCTGACGTGGGCTGACATGGGCACGATCGGGTGGTTCGTCGACGGCGCGGCGATCGTGAATCAAACGGTCCTCGCCAAGGCGTCGTACGGCCCTTACGCCCGGGCGATGATCCGCATCTGCAAGGAGGAGAACTTCCACAAGAAGCAGGGCTACGAGATCATCGCCACGCTCGCGAGCGGCACGCCGGCGCAGAAGGCAATGGCTCAGGACGCGGTGAACCGCTGGTGGTGGCCTTCTCTCATGATGTTCGGCCCGAGCGACGCCGATTCGCCGAACACAGCCGAGCTGATTCGGTGGCGGGTGAAGCGAAAGACGAACGACGAGCTTCGTCAGCGCTTCGTCGATCTCACGGTTCCGCAGGCGCAGGCGGTTGGTCTCACTCTTCCCGATCCTGCTCTCAGGTACAACGACGAGACACAGCATTGGGATTTCGGGCCAATCGACTGGGACGAGTTCTGGGCAGTGGTAAAGGGCAATGGCCCGTGCAATCGCGAGCGGCTTCAGGCGCGGCGCGATGCGCACGAGAACGGTGCCTGGGTGCGCGAGGCCGCCGAGGCGTACGCGGCAAAGCATCAGCGCGCGCAGGCCTCGAGCGCCGCGTAG
- a CDS encoding enoyl-CoA hydratase/isomerase family protein, which produces MEAGTVTSETVNGVTTITFSHPKSNSLPRHLLSDLADTIRVAGSDPATTLIVLRSEGTGAFCGGASFAELQGIRDADGGKRFFMGFATLIITMLRCPKLIITRVHGKAVGGGVGIVGASDYALATDSAAIRLSELAIGLGPFIVGPAIERKIGMGPFSAMTIDADWRDARWAEQHGLYAEVHPDIPSLDASLAKRVATLTASNPEAMAQLKAVFWRGTDDWPALLESRAEMSGTLVLSEYTRKAIGRE; this is translated from the coding sequence ATGGAAGCTGGCACCGTGACGTCCGAAACGGTGAACGGGGTGACGACGATCACGTTCTCTCATCCCAAGAGCAACTCGCTGCCGCGGCATCTGTTGTCCGATCTTGCCGACACGATCAGGGTTGCGGGAAGCGATCCGGCAACGACTCTGATTGTCCTGCGGAGCGAAGGAACGGGCGCATTCTGCGGCGGCGCTTCGTTCGCCGAGCTCCAGGGTATACGAGACGCAGACGGTGGGAAGCGATTCTTCATGGGGTTCGCGACACTGATCATCACCATGCTGCGCTGCCCGAAGCTCATCATCACACGGGTTCACGGCAAAGCGGTTGGAGGGGGCGTCGGAATCGTGGGTGCATCCGACTACGCTTTGGCGACGGACAGCGCGGCAATTCGACTGAGTGAGCTGGCAATCGGCCTCGGGCCTTTCATTGTCGGGCCGGCGATCGAGCGGAAGATCGGGATGGGCCCGTTCAGCGCAATGACGATCGATGCCGACTGGCGCGACGCGCGCTGGGCGGAACAGCACGGGCTCTACGCCGAAGTCCACCCCGACATTCCCTCACTCGATGCGTCCCTCGCCAAACGGGTGGCGACTCTGACGGCCAGCAACCCGGAGGCGATGGCTCAGCTGAAGGCAGTCTTCTGGCGCGGCACCGATGACTGGCCCGCGCTTCTCGAATCGCGCGCCGAAATGAGCGGCACGCTCGTGCTCTCCGAGTACACGAGGAAGGCGATCGGGCGCGAATGA
- a CDS encoding photosynthetic reaction center cytochrome c subunit family protein has translation MKVESSVRVLSIALLVGSCSQQPPADTSAPAPVVTPPQTQSGQAPGAPAAPPMTAADSARVAAAMAARRDSIEKDRTRLFNEEVAWLAGRENQPAESVYKNIKLFKGQPAIRVLNIMARGFSPALGVSCSHCHVTGEYEREDKNTKQIARDMFAMVNGINAELKKIPNIKSTNPTVNCSTCHRGQARPGAGAGGPPRPAASPPR, from the coding sequence GTGAAAGTCGAGTCGTCAGTGAGGGTGTTGTCGATCGCACTGCTCGTTGGTTCCTGCAGCCAGCAGCCGCCGGCTGATACGTCAGCGCCTGCGCCAGTCGTGACGCCCCCTCAAACGCAAAGTGGTCAGGCGCCCGGAGCTCCCGCCGCACCGCCGATGACTGCTGCCGATTCTGCACGAGTCGCCGCAGCGATGGCAGCGCGACGCGATTCGATCGAGAAGGATCGCACACGCCTCTTCAACGAGGAGGTTGCCTGGCTTGCGGGGCGAGAGAATCAGCCGGCCGAGTCGGTCTACAAGAACATCAAGCTGTTCAAGGGCCAGCCTGCGATCAGGGTGCTGAACATCATGGCCCGCGGTTTCTCGCCGGCGCTCGGTGTGAGCTGCTCACACTGTCACGTGACAGGCGAGTACGAGCGGGAAGACAAAAACACGAAGCAGATCGCCCGCGACATGTTCGCGATGGTGAATGGTATCAACGCCGAGCTGAAGAAGATCCCGAATATCAAGAGTACGAACCCGACGGTGAACTGCTCAACGTGTCACCGTGGACAGGCGCGTCCGGGTGCTGGCGCCGGCGGTCCTCCGCGCCCAGCTGCCTCCCCTCCGCGTTGA
- a CDS encoding DinB family protein, producing the protein MEINSIGPFLNYWESVRERTRRVVQRIPPDEIEWSHEPGRFTLGDLVRHLAAIERWMYAETVKGRPSKYPGCRRDLADGYEAVINYLDDRHAESVEIFRTLSNADLKAKCTTPAGTSITTWKWLRAMVEHEAHHRGQIYMMLGILGVDTPPLYGLTEEEVRARTVVPHL; encoded by the coding sequence ATGGAAATCAATTCGATCGGTCCGTTTCTCAATTACTGGGAGAGTGTTCGCGAGAGAACGCGACGAGTCGTCCAGCGCATCCCGCCCGATGAGATCGAATGGTCGCACGAGCCCGGCAGGTTCACGCTCGGCGACCTTGTGCGACATCTCGCCGCAATCGAGCGCTGGATGTACGCCGAGACGGTAAAGGGACGGCCGAGCAAATACCCGGGTTGCCGTCGCGATCTGGCGGACGGATACGAGGCAGTCATCAATTACCTCGACGACCGGCATGCGGAGTCTGTCGAAATCTTCAGGACGTTGAGTAATGCCGACCTGAAAGCGAAATGCACCACACCGGCCGGGACGTCGATCACGACGTGGAAGTGGCTTCGCGCCATGGTCGAGCACGAAGCCCACCATCGCGGCCAGATCTACATGATGCTGGGAATCCTCGGCGTCGATACGCCGCCGCTGTACGGCCTTACGGAAGAGGAAGTCAGGGCAAGAACCGTCGTACCTCACCTTTGA
- a CDS encoding amidase, whose translation MRRRDFVRHSALGGAALLGGGLPALGFNGLHALPSESELGSLKGGLENAVFDLEEATILGLQRDMVTGKRTARSITQQYLERIESLDHRGPALHHMLDINPDALSIAASLDRERAERRVRGPLHGIPILLKDNIDTGDRMTTTAGSLALEGSIAPGDAFIARKLRDAGAILLGKTNLSEWANFRSTHSSSGWSGRGGQGKNPYVLDRNPCGSSSGSGGAISANYAAAAVGSETDGSIVCPASINGIVGIKPTLGLLSRSGIIPIAHSQDTAGPMTRTVADAALLLTVMAGVDPTDSATLASRGRTRIDYTRSLDANGLRGARIGVARKRFFGYSESADRLVNEAIAVMKSRGAVIIDPADIPNAGTYDDTEFEVLLYEFKADLNKYLAGLRPNIRARTLKDLIDFNERNRDREMPYFGQEIFLMAEKKGPLTEKKYRDALAKNHRNSRSQGIDAVMKKHRLDAIVAPTGTPAWPTDLINGDHFSGASSTPAAVAGYPNINVPVGFAHGLPVGMSIMGRAWSEPTLIRIAYSFEQATHHRRPPRFLPTLGVT comes from the coding sequence ATGCGCAGGCGGGATTTCGTCCGGCACAGCGCCCTCGGCGGCGCCGCACTCCTCGGCGGCGGCTTGCCGGCGCTCGGTTTCAATGGTCTCCACGCGCTGCCGAGCGAATCAGAATTGGGAAGTCTCAAAGGCGGCCTGGAGAACGCCGTCTTCGACCTCGAGGAAGCGACGATCCTCGGTCTACAGCGCGACATGGTGACGGGCAAGCGAACGGCGCGCTCCATCACGCAACAATACCTGGAGCGCATAGAATCGCTCGATCACCGCGGGCCGGCGCTGCACCACATGCTCGACATCAATCCCGACGCGCTCTCGATCGCCGCGTCGCTCGACCGGGAGCGTGCTGAACGAAGGGTTCGAGGACCGCTGCACGGCATCCCAATCCTTCTGAAGGACAACATCGACACCGGCGACCGCATGACTACGACGGCGGGCTCGCTGGCACTCGAAGGGTCGATTGCTCCAGGCGACGCTTTCATCGCCCGGAAGCTCCGCGACGCTGGCGCCATTCTGCTCGGCAAGACCAATCTCAGCGAATGGGCGAACTTCCGGTCGACGCATTCCTCCAGCGGCTGGAGCGGACGCGGAGGCCAGGGGAAAAATCCCTACGTGCTCGACCGGAATCCGTGCGGCTCCTCGTCCGGCTCCGGCGGTGCAATCTCCGCGAACTACGCGGCGGCCGCGGTCGGAAGCGAGACCGACGGCTCCATCGTCTGCCCGGCGTCAATCAACGGAATCGTAGGTATCAAGCCGACGCTCGGATTGTTGAGCAGATCGGGAATCATACCGATTGCGCACAGCCAGGACACGGCGGGGCCGATGACTCGCACCGTCGCCGATGCTGCACTTCTCCTCACGGTGATGGCGGGCGTCGATCCCACGGATTCCGCGACGCTCGCCAGTCGCGGGCGCACGAGGATCGACTACACGCGCTCACTCGACGCAAATGGATTGCGTGGAGCACGAATTGGTGTCGCCCGAAAGAGGTTCTTCGGGTACAGCGAGTCGGCGGATCGACTCGTGAACGAGGCAATCGCCGTGATGAAAAGCCGCGGCGCGGTGATCATCGACCCTGCGGACATTCCGAATGCCGGCACCTACGACGACACCGAGTTCGAAGTGCTGCTCTATGAGTTCAAGGCAGATCTCAACAAGTATCTCGCCGGTCTCAGGCCGAACATTCGCGCGCGCACGCTGAAGGACCTGATCGACTTCAACGAGCGCAACCGCGACCGTGAGATGCCGTATTTCGGCCAGGAAATCTTTCTGATGGCGGAGAAGAAAGGTCCGTTGACCGAGAAGAAGTACCGCGATGCGCTGGCGAAGAATCACCGCAACTCGCGCAGCCAGGGAATCGATGCGGTGATGAAGAAGCACCGTCTCGATGCGATTGTCGCACCCACCGGTACTCCGGCGTGGCCCACCGATCTGATAAACGGTGATCATTTCAGTGGAGCGAGCTCGACACCCGCGGCCGTTGCCGGCTATCCGAACATCAATGTTCCGGTGGGTTTTGCGCATGGGCTACCGGTTGGAATGTCCATAATGGGACGAGCGTGGAGCGAGCCGACGCTGATTCGGATCGCCTACTCCTTCGAGCAGGCGACACACCATCGCAGGCCCCCGAGATTCCTTCCGACGCTCGGCGTAACCTGA
- the msrA gene encoding peptide-methionine (S)-S-oxide reductase MsrA produces the protein MEKNETLETEKLATFGAGCFWGVEAAYRQIPGVLSTRVGYLGGTLENPTYRDVCSGRTGHAEVVEVKYDPSRLTYDDLLTVFWENHDPTTLNRQGPDVGEQYRSAIFYHDEEQRAAAEASKNERDRSGTHRRPIVSEITPASTFYEAEDYHQQYLEKRGLASCHIG, from the coding sequence ATGGAGAAGAATGAGACGCTGGAGACCGAGAAGCTTGCGACGTTCGGTGCCGGCTGCTTCTGGGGAGTGGAAGCCGCGTACAGACAGATCCCCGGTGTGCTCTCGACGAGAGTCGGGTACCTCGGCGGAACGTTGGAGAATCCCACTTATCGCGACGTCTGCAGCGGCCGCACGGGCCACGCCGAGGTTGTCGAGGTCAAGTATGATCCGTCGCGACTGACCTACGACGATCTGCTGACGGTTTTCTGGGAGAATCACGACCCTACGACACTCAATCGGCAGGGCCCCGACGTCGGAGAGCAGTACAGATCGGCAATCTTCTATCACGACGAGGAGCAGAGAGCCGCGGCCGAAGCGTCGAAGAACGAGCGTGACCGAAGCGGCACGCACCGGCGGCCAATTGTCAGCGAGATCACGCCGGCTTCGACCTTTTACGAAGCGGAGGACTACCACCAGCAGTATCTCGAGAAGCGCGGGCTCGCCAGCTGTCACATCGGCTGA
- a CDS encoding aromatic ring-hydroxylating dioxygenase subunit alpha — protein sequence MRIPTGFGGWKFRGNFVISFMAGKHTETEQATARTEARRSETPQVEIDANIARASTLPAAVYSQPAYYELQKESVFARSWQWAGDAARVKAPGHVLPFTLLAGCLDEPLVLVSDEAAELRCLSNVCTHRGALVIEGEGHLKTIRCRYHGRRFAMDGSFVSMPEFDGAEGFPSATDDLPRLPLRKWGPLLFTGLDPAISFDEWIAPVEARVGWMPLDQFRRDPNGSREYLINANWALYCDNYLEEFHIPYVHQGLSEQLDYSSYYTEVFPAGSLQMGIAKQGEVVFDLPAGHPDHGKRVAAFYFWLFPNVMLNFYPWGLSLNVVNPLGAGRSRVSFIPYIWKESLREKGVGGDLHKVEMEDEEVVESVQRGVSSRLYNRGRFSPRREVGTHHFHHLLAHYMNQGRKNGEE from the coding sequence TTGAGAATCCCTACTGGCTTCGGCGGCTGGAAGTTTCGCGGAAACTTCGTAATCTCATTCATGGCCGGCAAGCATACAGAGACCGAACAGGCAACCGCTCGTACCGAAGCGCGCCGCAGCGAAACCCCGCAAGTAGAGATCGACGCGAACATTGCCCGCGCTTCGACGTTGCCCGCGGCAGTGTATTCCCAGCCGGCCTACTACGAGCTTCAGAAGGAGTCAGTGTTTGCGCGAAGCTGGCAGTGGGCCGGCGACGCCGCGCGCGTCAAAGCTCCGGGCCACGTGCTTCCGTTCACGCTCCTCGCGGGATGCCTGGACGAGCCGCTCGTTCTCGTCTCGGACGAAGCAGCCGAGCTTCGTTGTCTCTCGAATGTGTGCACCCATCGTGGCGCGCTGGTCATCGAAGGCGAGGGCCACCTAAAGACCATCCGCTGCCGCTATCACGGGCGGCGCTTCGCAATGGACGGCTCGTTCGTGTCGATGCCGGAGTTCGATGGTGCCGAGGGCTTTCCAAGCGCGACGGACGACCTGCCACGACTGCCGCTCCGCAAATGGGGACCTTTGTTGTTCACGGGTCTCGATCCGGCAATTTCATTCGACGAATGGATCGCACCGGTCGAAGCAAGAGTCGGCTGGATGCCGCTGGATCAGTTCCGCCGGGACCCAAACGGATCCCGCGAGTATCTGATCAACGCCAACTGGGCGCTCTACTGCGACAACTATCTCGAGGAATTCCACATCCCGTATGTGCATCAGGGACTGTCGGAGCAGCTCGATTACAGCTCGTACTACACGGAGGTTTTTCCAGCCGGCAGTCTCCAGATGGGAATCGCCAAGCAGGGTGAAGTGGTATTCGATCTGCCCGCCGGTCACCCCGACCACGGAAAACGTGTCGCAGCGTTCTATTTCTGGCTGTTCCCGAACGTGATGCTGAATTTCTATCCGTGGGGCCTCTCACTGAACGTCGTGAATCCGCTCGGCGCCGGCAGATCCCGTGTGTCGTTCATACCGTATATATGGAAGGAATCGCTCAGGGAAAAAGGCGTGGGCGGCGACTTGCACAAAGTCGAGATGGAAGACGAAGAAGTGGTCGAGTCCGTGCAGCGTGGAGTGAGCTCGCGGCTTTACAATCGTGGGCGATTTTCTCCGCGGCGCGAAGTCGGAACCCACCACTTTCACCATCTGCTCGCGCACTACATGAATCAAGGGAGAAAGAATGGAGAAGAATGA